A section of the Paramisgurnus dabryanus chromosome 4, PD_genome_1.1, whole genome shotgun sequence genome encodes:
- the cc2d1a gene encoding coiled-coil and C2 domain-containing protein 1A, with protein sequence MSRSRNPPQKGQGAARAKQMGLLLDLAPDDGLDDSGGNEHELEAELLALMGGGGGKGGQAGKKGEGKAPVPMEHIERMAALCMKDLDEDGEDDGDLENDADLLAELNEVLDDNEEEEVIRKPPPSPSPPQRSNAPTSQTSSGSLESRLQERLDMYQTAIANAKAAGETTKARRYDRGLKTLQSMLTSVKKGKPINEDEIPPAVATGGKPAPTSQAQPVEEQEKPAPPYTPPQMTNQKPMLQDKPVAPPKPQLLQPPSQRSTAVTPDTPAISPLTPSQPNAQHSEIKASILNRQREYKLAAIQAKQSGNTDQAKQFYLIAKKLDPMIEAVDRGEIVDINKLPPPPGDVEVPRSNPPQSSVKPPAPPPTAAPPATPTAAPVVALSAPRSIGEALQQRMDKYKEAAETAKSKGDDRKARMHQRIVKQYQDAIKAQKAGRPVNLAELPVPPGCPPLPGAEGGEQNFMGVLDNAMKLANQDAEADDDDDDEPQKKPTPQPALQKSRAPVPHKASSTASTPTSTTNPPKLGGKAQQQLDFLTVRRQQFVKAALRSKEMKDMQGAAQHLRNAKGLDHMITAAKGGLPVDITKVPAAPVSEEDYRLSQSRSSALSPRTADQYAQLMEQLRLQHEKCLTYSQQFTHMGNVGETARFEKLAEECMTNIDILKKAHAKGRSVPKYHTEERTFNTIKIFPNLTANDLLLIIVRGINLSAPAGGSANDLDASVRFEFPFPSAEEAQRDKTSTVRNTNSPEFKEQFKLNIKRDHRGFKRVVQAKGIKFEVIHKGGLFKTDKVVGNAQLKLEALENQCEIREIIDVLDGRKATGGKLEVRVKIREPLGGAQLQPVTEKWLVIDPLTPSPEKERERQKDREKERAPSPRSKPRNDHDRNIKPSLSPPQFKMHSFSLLNYDKERLEWKISEYKKNRRDPSELIQQHMEICQRLQWQKSYLEKNPAALTEYENVLRKFQHGLSDSVKKFSTQGNRDAAKDALGRLRMVENELESVRKKRAVRE encoded by the exons ATGAGTCGAAGCCGGAACCCTCCGCAGAAGGGCCAGGGGGCCGCAAGGGCCAAACAG ATGGGACTGCTGTTAGATTTGGCTCCTGATGATGGGCTGGATGACTCTGGAGGAAATGAGCACGAGCTAGAGGCGGAGCTTCTGGCCCTGATGGGAGGTGGAGGAGGAAAGGGTGGACAAGCAGGCAAGAAAGGTGAAGGTAAAG ctccagtcCCCATGGAGCACATAGAGCGGATGGCAGCGCTGTGTATGAAGGACTTGGATGAGGATGGAGAAGATGATGGTGATTTAGAGAACGATGCTGATCTCTTA GCCGAGTTGAATGAGGTATTGGATGACAATGAAGAGGAGGAGGTGATCAGGAAGCCCCCTCCATCACCATCGCCCCCTCAGCGCTCAAACGCGCCCACATCCCAAACTTCTTCAGGTAGCCTGGAGTCTCGCCTGCAGGAACGCCTCGACATGTATCAGACAGCCATCGCTAATGCCAAGGCTGCAGGGGAGACAACCAAAGCACGAAGATACGACCGAGGGCTGAAG ACACTGCAGTCTATGTTGACGTCCGTTAAAAAAGGGAAACCCATCAACGAAGATGAGATTCCTCCTGCTGTGGCCACTGGTGGAAAACCCGCCCCCACCTCGCAGGCGCAGCCAGTCGAAGAGCAGGAGAAACCTGCCCCGCCATATACGCCACCGCAGATGACCAATCAGAAGCCCATGCTTCAAGACAAGCCGGTCGCCCCGCCTAAACCTCAGCTGTTGCAACCACCATCACAGCGATCGACAGCCGTTACGCCCGATACACCAGCCATATCACCCCTCACGCCCAGCCAGCCTAACGCTCAGCACTCGG AGATCAAAGCGAGTATAttaaacagacagagagagtaTAAGCTGGCAGCCATACAGGCCAAACAAAGCGGTAACACAGACCAAGCCAAACAATTCTACCTCATCGCCAAA AAATTGGACCCCATGATTGAGGCTGTTGACAGAGGGGAGATTGTAGATATTAACAAACTGCCGCCCCCTCCTG GAGATGTCGAAGTCCCACGTTCAAACCCCCCTCAGTCATCTGTTAAACCTCCCGCCCCTCCACCCACTGCCGCCCCTCCTGCTACACCCACTGCCGCCCCAGTCGTGG CTCTCTCTGCTCCTCGGAGCATCGGCGAGGCCCTGCAGCAGCGCATGGACAAATATAAAGAAGCAGCAGAAACAGCCAAGAGCAAAGGAGATGATCGCAAAGCGCGCATGCACCAGCGCATTGTTAAG CAATACCAAGATGCCATCAAAGCTCAAAAAGCGGGACGGCCTGTGAATTTGGCAGAACTTCCTGTTCCACCTG GTTGTCCCCCGCTGCCGGGTGCCGAAGGGGGTGAGCAGAATTTTATGGGCGTCCTAGACAACGCCATGAAACTGGCCAATCAGGATGCAGAAgcggatgatgatgatgatgacgagCCACAAAAGAAG CCAACACCTCAACCTGCTCTTCAGAAATCAAGAGCTCCCGTCCCTCATAAAGCCTCGTCCACCGCCAGCACGCCGACTTCCACTACAAATCCCCCTAAACTGGGTGGGAAAG cccAGCAGCAGTTGGATTTCCTGACGGTGCGCAGGCAGCAGTTCGTGAAGGCCGCTTTGCGCTCCAAAGAGATGAAGGACATGCAGGGGGCTGCGCAGCACCTGAGAAACGCTAAAGGCCTGGACCACATGATCACTGCTGCCAAGGGAGGACTTCCTGTTGACATCACAAAG GTGCCAGCGGCTCCAGTGAGCGAGGAAGACTACAGGCTGTCTCAGTCTCGATCGTCCGCTCTGTCTCCTCGAACTGCCGATCAATACGCTCAACTGATGGAACAGCTCAGACTTCAGCATGAG aaatGTCTGACCTACTCTCAGCAGTTCACTCATATGGGGAATGTGGGCGAAACTGCTAG GTTCGAGAAGTTGGCTGAAGAGTGCATGACCAACATAGACATATTAAAGAAAGCTCACGCAAAAGGGAGATCAGTTCCTAAATATCACACTGAGGAGCGAACCTTTAACACTATCAA gaTCTTTCCTAATCTGACTGCTAATGACCTGCTGCTGATCATTGTCAGAGGAATCAACCTGTCAGCCCCTGcag GAGGTTCTGCTAATGATCTGGATGCGAGTGTGCGATTCGAGTTTCCTTTCCCTAGCGCG GAGGAAGCTCAGAGAGACAAAACCAGCACTGTGAGAAACACCAACAGTCCAG AGTTTAAGGAGCAGTTCAAACTGAACATTAAGAGAGACCACAGAGGCTTTAAAAGAGTCGTACAAGCCAAAGGCATCAAGTTCGAGGTCATACACAAAGG TGGTctctttaaaacagataaagtAGTGGGAAATGCTCAGCTGAAGTTGGAAGCGCTGGAGAACCAGTGTGAGATCAGAGAGATTATAGAC GTGTTGGATGGGCGGAAGGCAACCGGAGGGAAACTGGAGGTGCGCGTGAAGATCCGAGAGCCGCTGGGTGGAGCTCAGCTGCAGCCAGTGACGGAGAAATGGCTTGTGATCGACCCGCTGACCCCTTCgccagagaaagagagagagagacaaaaagaTAGAGAGAAAGAACGG GCTCCTTCTCCAAGATCCAAACCCAGAAATGATCATGACAGGAACATCAAACCGAG CTTATCTCCTCCACAGTTTAAAATGCACAGCTTCAGTCTGCTCAACTATGACAAAGAAAGACTGGAGTGGAAG ATTAGTGAATATAAAAAGAACAGACGAGACCCATCAGAACTCATCCAGCAGCACATGGAGATCTGTCAGAGACTGCAGTGGCAGAAATCATAcctggagaaaaatcctgcagcGCTGACgg AATATGAAAATGTGCTGCGAAAGTTTCAGCACGGTCTCTCAGATTCGGTGAAGAAGTTTTCCACCCAAGGAAACAGG GACGCAGCAAAAGATGCTCTTGGCCGATTGAGGATGGTAGAGAATGAG CTGGAGTCAGTCAGAAAAAAACGGGCCGTCAGAGAGTGA